From one Solanum stenotomum isolate F172 chromosome 12, ASM1918654v1, whole genome shotgun sequence genomic stretch:
- the LOC125848514 gene encoding transcription factor PRE6-like encodes MSGRRSRQSSEGGTSRISDDQIIQLVSKLQQLLPEIRNRRSNKASASKVLQETCNYIRNLHKEVDDLSDRLSQLLSTIDADSPEAAIIRSLIM; translated from the exons ATGTCTGGGAGAAGGTCGAGGCAGTCATCAGAAGGAGGCACCTCCAGGATTTCAGATGATCAGATCATACAACTTGTCTCCAAATTGCAGCAACTTCTTCCTGAAATTCGTAATCGGCGCTCCAACAAG GCATCAGCATCTAAGGTGCTCCAAGAAACATGCAACTATATTAGGAATTTGCATAAAGAGGTGGATGATCTCAGTGATCGACTTTCTCAGTTATTGTCAACCATTGATGCTGATAGTCCAGAAGCTGCAATTATTCGTAgtttaattatgtaa
- the LOC125848707 gene encoding uncharacterized protein LOC125848707 isoform X2: protein MSRSSGYSLNEDKLLCQIYVDISQDPITGICQSYDQFWVRIEQSYNNLKEESWIYRNKKSLQCRIALIEKAINQAKMLLMQEPTYKKGFKFDHVWNLMKDFEKFKDIDTGKKKVRGQGSTLQSSESEAPSPTSPIVSSPNLSSFSLNLNENFSDHYTSSERPIGVKKSKLKRSKDEGLSSAMKLFETENNRLGKMLSESATSKQQDGERLDRYIKAKEFRDETKILMKNLETISDPNVREYLHREQQRILEKRNRQSQPQSQPQSQQFSESYPNFFPNSAISENDLPNF, encoded by the exons atgtCTCGATCTTCTGGATACTCTCTCAATGAGGATAAATTATTATGTCAAATCTATGTAGACATATCTCAAGATCCGATCACCGGCATATGCCAATCCTATGATCAGTTTTGGGTTCGAATTGAACAAAGCTATAATAATTTAAAGGAAGAATCATGGATATATCGCAATAAGAAATCATTGCAGTGTCGAATAGCCTTAATTGAGAAGGCA ATTAATCAAGCAAAAATGCTACTTATGCAAGAACCAACTTATAAAAAAGGTTTCAAGTTTGATCATGTATGGAATCtaatgaaagattttgaaaagtTTAAGGATATCGACACCGGAAAGAAAAAAGTTCGAGGACAAGGCTCTACTTTGCAATCATCGGAGTCCGAGGCTCCTAGTCCTACATCACCTATAGTATCATCTCCTAACTTATCATCTTTTTCACTTAATTTAAATGAGAATTTTTCAGATCATTACACTTCATCTGAACGGCCTATTGGGGtgaagaaatcaaaattaaagagaTCAAAAGATGAAGGTCTTTCGTCAGCTATGAAACTTTTTGAAACCGAAAATAATCGACTTGGAAAGATGTTATCAGAGTCTGCTACATCCAAACAACAGGACGGCGAAAGGCTAGATAGATATATCAAAGCCAAGGAATTTAGAGAcgaaactaaaattttaatgaaaaatttagaAACTATTAGTGATCCAAATGTTCGTGAATACCTGCATCGAGAACAACAACGAAtacttgaaaaaagaaatcgaCAATCACAACCGCAATCACAACCACAATCGCAACAATTCTCGGAATCATATCCTAATTTTTTTCCGAATAGTGCTATATCTGAAAACGACCTACCGAAtttctaa
- the LOC125848707 gene encoding glutathione S-transferase T3 isoform X1, with product MSRSSGYSLNEDKLLCQIYVDISQDPITGICQSYDQFWVRIEQSYNNLKEESWIYRNKKSLQCRIALIEKAVRKLSACIRQIENLHPSGASDIDIINQAKMLLMQEPTYKKGFKFDHVWNLMKDFEKFKDIDTGKKKVRGQGSTLQSSESEAPSPTSPIVSSPNLSSFSLNLNENFSDHYTSSERPIGVKKSKLKRSKDEGLSSAMKLFETENNRLGKMLSESATSKQQDGERLDRYIKAKEFRDETKILMKNLETISDPNVREYLHREQQRILEKRNRQSQPQSQPQSQQFSESYPNFFPNSAISENDLPNF from the exons atgtCTCGATCTTCTGGATACTCTCTCAATGAGGATAAATTATTATGTCAAATCTATGTAGACATATCTCAAGATCCGATCACCGGCATATGCCAATCCTATGATCAGTTTTGGGTTCGAATTGAACAAAGCTATAATAATTTAAAGGAAGAATCATGGATATATCGCAATAAGAAATCATTGCAGTGTCGAATAGCCTTAATTGAGAAGGCAGTAAGAAAATTAAGTGCATGTATTAGACAAATAGAAAATTTGCATCCCAGTGGTGCTTCAGATATAGATATT ATTAATCAAGCAAAAATGCTACTTATGCAAGAACCAACTTATAAAAAAGGTTTCAAGTTTGATCATGTATGGAATCtaatgaaagattttgaaaagtTTAAGGATATCGACACCGGAAAGAAAAAAGTTCGAGGACAAGGCTCTACTTTGCAATCATCGGAGTCCGAGGCTCCTAGTCCTACATCACCTATAGTATCATCTCCTAACTTATCATCTTTTTCACTTAATTTAAATGAGAATTTTTCAGATCATTACACTTCATCTGAACGGCCTATTGGGGtgaagaaatcaaaattaaagagaTCAAAAGATGAAGGTCTTTCGTCAGCTATGAAACTTTTTGAAACCGAAAATAATCGACTTGGAAAGATGTTATCAGAGTCTGCTACATCCAAACAACAGGACGGCGAAAGGCTAGATAGATATATCAAAGCCAAGGAATTTAGAGAcgaaactaaaattttaatgaaaaatttagaAACTATTAGTGATCCAAATGTTCGTGAATACCTGCATCGAGAACAACAACGAAtacttgaaaaaagaaatcgaCAATCACAACCGCAATCACAACCACAATCGCAACAATTCTCGGAATCATATCCTAATTTTTTTCCGAATAGTGCTATATCTGAAAACGACCTACCGAAtttctaa